One genomic segment of Intestinimonas butyriciproducens includes these proteins:
- a CDS encoding DUF6050 family protein, whose amino-acid sequence MTRGEALKDFFRKTILPVASAALLYCIFRSACVKNGELDYLWLWILCGLPFGIWRLRLWIIPGGGSLGGGIALFLLNFVFAGLIGGCVLVWRLLVAAWYVPLTLYRLLTAGCACIITED is encoded by the coding sequence ATGACAAGAGGCGAGGCCTTAAAAGACTTTTTCCGCAAGACCATCCTGCCGGTGGCGTCGGCCGCGCTGCTGTACTGCATCTTCCGCTCCGCCTGCGTAAAGAACGGGGAACTGGACTATCTCTGGCTCTGGATCCTCTGCGGGCTGCCGTTTGGGATCTGGCGGCTGCGGCTCTGGATCATACCGGGCGGCGGCTCTCTGGGCGGCGGGATCGCCCTGTTCCTTCTGAACTTCGTCTTTGCCGGTCTTATCGGCGGCTGCGTCCTTGTCTGGCGGCTGCTGGTGGCGGCGTGGTATGTGCCGCTGACGCTGTACCGCCTGCTGACGGCGGGCTGTGCGTGTATCATCACCGAGGATTAG
- a CDS encoding helix-turn-helix domain-containing protein — MSKRRTARSSLIPYPVIAAAVRGDPEAVNRVLDHYSGYIAALSMRRGCNQNGNPCFAVDEEIRRRIETKLIVAILSFDLN, encoded by the coding sequence ATGAGTAAGCGCAGAACCGCGCGAAGCAGCCTGATCCCTTACCCGGTGATCGCCGCCGCCGTGCGGGGCGACCCGGAAGCCGTAAACCGTGTGCTGGACCACTATTCCGGCTACATAGCGGCACTGTCCATGCGTAGGGGCTGCAATCAGAACGGAAACCCCTGCTTTGCTGTGGACGAGGAGATCCGCCGTCGAATTGAGACGAAGCTGATCGTCGCCATCCTGAGTTTCGACCTGAACTGA
- a CDS encoding S-layer homology domain-containing protein — protein sequence MRKRMTSLLLTLVMLLSLVPAMGVTASAEETWETVNSYAELQTAVKAKKEYIKLGRDIDTKDFHYSGGGLDIADWLTFENQTCTLDLNGKTLSLLTRMGDMPTFMRVYEGSNLTIKDSQVGGQITGEFENANAGDRYLIHMNKSSLTLEGGTFRATAKPYGTNVNVIDYLESNVTIKDGVTISQPEHYAYGGGGSALKGRGYALCEQEREFNYGDKVSHVVIDGGIFDGWVRLIGYPDTNGSVQINGGTFKKGVQALYVAKKNNSDPTVTVNGGTFEDNVYLQDWDWKESLYMPYRLNGGTFKGTVDLHAVNNITVYQKPESNPNVALGLNECFGYSAVVTPDGTFAGPDAKTGVLKKTGDYDYDMWLEGTASNPVRIIPNAWGMKSVTLDGNPIDYAKDFMGEVKEITNDTEHTLTFTWKPLADELRGAGYSYDAKCERYVPGATSTPTNFILDGTEYYTYTFLKGADPTLYSFDLHLNLKKGTSNVGIVSNEHIVRLLVSEAPPAPPAPVAHSIKIINGFGTANPTTAIAGETITVKANDRTADNMMFTRWNTDTPGVTFADATKQETTFVMPDCDVKVNPGFQQVSFRKQPLDSWPQVNHGSKATVTFSAPITKWELKEGNTTVASSGNLFINTGNPITVDIPAQSSEVEKTYTVVVTANGQKFSSDEFKVKWVSWPQAPAVEFTPADGTQFVGEIEVIASDALYAGEEIFEIVYTTDGTDPKDNTAATNANTDSVHITLTETTTIKARTYNGDAAADAEKWGPLATATFTKYSDTTLPKPTITPEGMTYTGSIKAYLTAPALDGVKLEYQLVSPGEEPASNQWHEYNPEIGIDVYEFGTITLYARSFKEVDMGDHVEHLTSENVSATYTRTYSAAIDNVTVSGKVGETLTQDVVIRMNGDRFENVTAGEDVSNWFTNRPAGLTAKVKALSEADGYHENLTVTISGTPEAASIEPIAVTIPRDKLYANGTVDLTVLSNPKAVYNIGTDAVHTHDYTGQPYLYLDPGNHYQECTANDGGYNIQPHAFTPWTDNGNGTHSRHCTVCKMTDSSTYTETANHNWQWVVDAPATPNAAGKQHEECVDCHAKRSENTEIPMLTSIMVEHLTVAKPVKDAAAAMATTTDSSYTVANTEWMAADGTPLAIGGKFQPGTVYTVKITLETAGAGVFSVKSTYNTIEGKTATVSPNLTGDNHADSVILTYTFDATEGTYVPTKPAITTVALPDGKVGDVYSQTLAATGTNPITWGIEAGTLPDGLTLVGDTIKGTPSKAGEFKFTVKATNGGGSDTKELTIKVADAEAAKYHNVTLTGAGTGATGAGSHAAGTTVNIYAGTKSGYTFNGWTSDDVTVLSASSKNASFVMPDKDVTVKANWVYNGGGSSGGGYTYYTIKATAGVNGSISPTGNVSVREGRDQTFTITPNNGYAVAKVLIDSKNVGAVKSYTFENVKKNHTIEVVFMKASGNPQTGVFVDVPEGSYYEEAVNWAVEKGITTGTDATHFSPDGICTRAQAVTFLWRAAGSPAAKSAVMPFADVKVGSYYYDAVLWAVENGITKGTSDTMFSPDATCSRAQIVTFLWRSQKSPAAGTANPFTDVKASAYYADAVLWAVKEDVTKGTTNTTFSPDANCTRAQIVTFIWRALAE from the coding sequence ATGAGAAAACGAATGACCAGTCTGCTTCTGACGCTGGTGATGCTGCTCTCCCTCGTGCCCGCCATGGGCGTGACGGCGAGCGCGGAGGAGACGTGGGAAACCGTCAATTCCTATGCGGAATTGCAAACGGCAGTCAAAGCCAAGAAAGAATACATCAAACTGGGTCGAGACATTGACACCAAAGACTTCCACTACTCGGGCGGCGGTTTGGACATAGCCGATTGGCTGACTTTTGAAAACCAAACCTGTACTCTCGACTTGAACGGAAAAACCTTGTCGCTGCTGACCAGGATGGGTGATATGCCGACTTTCATGCGCGTATATGAGGGAAGCAACCTGACGATCAAGGACAGCCAAGTTGGCGGTCAAATCACGGGTGAGTTTGAAAATGCTAACGCAGGCGACAGGTATTTAATTCATATGAATAAATCCAGTTTGACACTGGAAGGCGGCACATTCCGCGCTACTGCCAAGCCTTATGGAACCAATGTCAATGTGATTGATTATTTAGAGAGTAATGTTACGATCAAAGATGGCGTGACCATCAGCCAACCGGAGCATTATGCGTATGGTGGGGGCGGCAGTGCTCTTAAAGGTCGCGGATACGCACTTTGTGAACAAGAAAGAGAATTTAATTATGGAGATAAAGTAAGCCATGTTGTCATTGACGGCGGTATCTTCGACGGCTGGGTACGGCTGATCGGATATCCAGACACCAACGGCTCTGTTCAAATCAACGGAGGCACCTTCAAGAAGGGTGTGCAAGCGCTGTATGTAGCAAAGAAGAATAATTCTGATCCTACTGTTACAGTGAACGGCGGTACCTTTGAGGACAATGTTTATTTGCAGGACTGGGATTGGAAGGAAAGCCTTTATATGCCGTACCGTTTGAATGGCGGCACCTTTAAGGGCACAGTAGACCTTCACGCAGTAAATAATATAACCGTTTATCAAAAACCGGAAAGCAACCCCAATGTTGCGCTGGGATTGAACGAGTGCTTTGGCTACAGCGCAGTTGTTACGCCTGACGGCACCTTTGCCGGTCCCGATGCAAAAACTGGTGTTTTGAAAAAGACAGGTGATTATGATTATGACATGTGGTTGGAGGGCACTGCTTCCAACCCCGTCCGAATCATCCCCAACGCATGGGGCATGAAGTCCGTTACGCTGGACGGCAACCCCATCGACTACGCCAAGGACTTCATGGGCGAAGTTAAGGAGATTACCAACGACACGGAGCATACCCTCACATTCACGTGGAAGCCTTTGGCGGACGAACTGAGGGGCGCAGGCTACAGCTACGACGCCAAGTGCGAGCGCTATGTTCCTGGCGCTACCTCTACCCCCACCAACTTTATTCTCGACGGCACCGAATACTACACCTATACCTTTCTCAAGGGCGCAGACCCGACGCTCTATTCCTTTGACCTGCACCTGAATCTGAAAAAGGGCACCAGCAACGTCGGCATCGTGAGCAACGAGCATATCGTTAGGCTGCTGGTGAGCGAAGCGCCGCCCGCGCCCCCCGCACCCGTGGCGCATAGCATCAAGATTATAAACGGCTTCGGCACGGCAAATCCCACCACGGCAATCGCCGGAGAAACCATCACCGTGAAGGCGAATGATCGCACCGCCGACAACATGATGTTCACCCGGTGGAATACGGATACCCCCGGCGTGACCTTCGCAGATGCGACCAAGCAGGAAACAACCTTTGTTATGCCGGACTGTGATGTGAAAGTGAACCCCGGATTCCAGCAGGTTTCGTTCAGAAAGCAGCCGCTCGATAGCTGGCCGCAGGTGAATCACGGCAGCAAGGCCACCGTCACCTTCTCCGCACCCATCACCAAGTGGGAGCTGAAGGAGGGCAACACCACCGTGGCCTCCAGCGGCAACCTCTTTATCAACACCGGAAACCCCATCACGGTGGATATTCCCGCGCAGAGCAGTGAGGTGGAAAAGACCTATACCGTCGTTGTGACGGCAAACGGTCAGAAGTTCTCCAGCGACGAGTTCAAGGTCAAATGGGTCAGCTGGCCGCAGGCTCCGGCGGTGGAGTTTACCCCCGCTGACGGGACGCAGTTCGTCGGGGAAATCGAAGTAATTGCTTCCGATGCCCTGTACGCCGGTGAGGAAATCTTTGAAATCGTCTATACCACAGACGGCACAGACCCCAAGGACAATACTGCGGCTACAAATGCCAACACAGACTCCGTGCATATCACGCTGACGGAGACCACCACCATCAAGGCAAGAACCTATAATGGGGACGCTGCCGCAGATGCCGAAAAGTGGGGCCCGCTGGCAACAGCTACCTTTACCAAGTATTCCGATACGACCCTGCCCAAGCCCACCATCACCCCGGAGGGCATGACCTACACCGGCAGCATCAAGGCTTATCTGACAGCCCCCGCCCTGGATGGCGTGAAGCTGGAGTATCAGCTTGTTTCCCCGGGCGAAGAGCCTGCTAGTAATCAGTGGCATGAGTATAATCCTGAGATAGGCATTGATGTATATGAATTCGGAACGATCACCCTCTATGCCCGTAGCTTTAAGGAAGTGGATATGGGAGACCATGTGGAGCATCTCACCAGTGAGAATGTATCCGCCACCTACACCCGGACTTACTCCGCCGCCATCGACAATGTGACCGTCAGCGGCAAGGTCGGTGAGACGCTGACGCAGGATGTGGTCATCCGCATGAACGGCGACCGCTTTGAGAATGTTACGGCGGGCGAAGATGTTTCCAATTGGTTTACCAATCGGCCCGCAGGTCTGACCGCTAAGGTCAAGGCGCTTTCCGAGGCGGACGGCTACCACGAAAACCTGACCGTTACCATCAGCGGTACGCCCGAGGCGGCTTCTATCGAGCCGATTGCCGTTACCATCCCCAGGGATAAGCTGTATGCAAACGGCACCGTCGATCTGACTGTCCTTTCCAACCCCAAGGCAGTCTACAACATCGGCACGGATGCAGTGCATACGCATGACTACACCGGTCAGCCGTACCTGTATCTGGACCCCGGCAATCACTATCAGGAGTGCACGGCGAACGACGGCGGCTACAACATTCAGCCTCATGCGTTCACGCCTTGGACGGATAACGGAAACGGCACACACAGCCGCCACTGCACCGTCTGCAAGATGACGGACAGCTCCACCTACACCGAAACCGCCAACCACAACTGGCAGTGGGTGGTAGACGCCCCCGCGACCCCCAATGCAGCGGGCAAGCAGCATGAGGAGTGCGTTGACTGCCACGCGAAGCGCAGTGAAAACACCGAGATCCCCATGCTGACCAGCATCATGGTGGAGCACCTGACCGTTGCCAAGCCCGTCAAGGACGCTGCTGCGGCTATGGCAACCACCACCGACAGTTCCTACACTGTGGCAAATACCGAGTGGATGGCTGCGGACGGTACGCCCCTTGCCATCGGCGGCAAGTTCCAGCCCGGTACGGTCTACACCGTGAAGATCACGCTGGAGACCGCTGGCGCAGGCGTATTCTCCGTTAAGTCCACCTACAACACCATCGAGGGCAAGACGGCCACGGTCAGCCCCAATCTGACCGGCGATAACCATGCGGACAGCGTGATCCTGACCTACACCTTTGATGCCACCGAGGGCACCTATGTTCCCACCAAGCCCGCCATCACCACCGTTGCCCTGCCGGACGGCAAGGTGGGCGATGTGTACAGCCAGACCTTGGCTGCCACCGGCACCAACCCCATCACCTGGGGCATCGAGGCCGGCACTCTGCCTGACGGCCTGACGCTGGTGGGCGACACCATCAAGGGTACGCCCTCCAAGGCCGGCGAGTTCAAGTTCACCGTCAAGGCCACCAACGGCGGCGGCTCTGACACGAAGGAGCTTACCATCAAGGTCGCCGACGCGGAGGCTGCCAAGTATCACAACGTCACCCTGACCGGCGCGGGCACCGGCGCTACCGGCGCTGGCAGCCATGCGGCAGGAACCACGGTCAACATCTACGCAGGAACCAAGTCCGGCTACACCTTCAACGGCTGGACCTCCGACGATGTGACCGTCCTCAGCGCCAGCAGCAAGAACGCCAGCTTCGTCATGCCGGATAAGGATGTCACCGTCAAGGCCAACTGGGTCTACAACGGCGGCGGCAGCAGCGGCGGCGGTTACACCTACTACACCATCAAGGCCACCGCAGGCGTGAACGGCTCCATCTCTCCCACCGGCAATGTCAGCGTCCGCGAGGGCCGGGATCAGACCTTCACCATCACCCCGAATAATGGCTACGCCGTCGCCAAGGTGCTGATCGACAGCAAGAACGTGGGCGCGGTGAAGTCCTACACCTTCGAGAATGTGAAGAAGAACCACACCATCGAGGTCGTCTTTATGAAGGCCAGCGGCAACCCCCAGACCGGCGTGTTCGTGGATGTGCCGGAGGGCAGCTACTATGAGGAAGCTGTCAACTGGGCCGTGGAAAAGGGCATCACCACCGGCACCGATGCGACCCACTTCTCCCCCGATGGCATCTGCACCCGCGCGCAGGCTGTGACCTTCCTGTGGCGCGCCGCAGGCAGCCCCGCCGCCAAGTCCGCAGTCATGCCCTTTGCCGATGTGAAGGTTGGCAGCTACTACTATGACGCGGTGCTGTGGGCCGTGGAGAACGGCATCACCAAGGGCACCAGCGACACCATGTTCAGCCCCGACGCCACCTGCTCCCGCGCGCAGATCGTCACCTTCCTGTGGCGCTCTCAGAAGTCCCCGGCAGCGGGCACGGCCAATCCCTTCACCGATGTGAAGGCAAGCGCCTACTACGCTGACGCGGTGCTGTGGGCTGTCAAGGAGGACGTCACCAAGGGCACCACCAACACCACGTTCAGCCCTGACGCCAACTGCACCCGCGCACAGATCGTCACCTTCATCTGGCGCGCCCTTGCGGAGTAA
- a CDS encoding relaxase/mobilization nuclease domain-containing protein translates to MAVTKTHPIKSTLKAAIDYICNPEKTDGKLLVSSYGCAAETADIEFAWTRRHAIDKGTNLGRHLIQAFQPGEVTPEQAHEIGMELAREILGGRYEFVLTTHIDRDHVHNHLIFNAVSFADHKHYHSNKRSYHFIRRTSDRLCKEHGLSVIVPGQDKGKSYIEHQAERTGTSYKAKLRAAIDRLLPGCHDLEELLVRLQREGYALKRGKYISARAPGQERFTRLKTLGADYAEDALTARMAGRARPSRQPKQRGGRVSLLIDIQNNIKAQQSAGYRHWATIENLKRIAETSNFLTEHGIGSMEELTEHCEAASASAARLKAELRETGARIEELTLKIKHVAAYRQLKPIYDRYQASKDKEKFLRGYEREIILFEAAARECKRLGAVPLPATERMQAEMDALTARRAALTAERQKARREEQDYAAVRRNVEEFLSPPRQAPARQKDMELE, encoded by the coding sequence ATGGCAGTTACAAAGACGCATCCTATCAAGTCAACGCTGAAAGCGGCCATTGACTATATCTGCAACCCGGAAAAGACGGACGGAAAACTGCTTGTATCCTCCTATGGCTGCGCCGCTGAGACCGCGGATATCGAATTTGCCTGGACCCGCCGCCACGCCATCGACAAGGGAACGAACCTGGGCCGCCACCTGATCCAAGCCTTTCAGCCTGGGGAGGTCACGCCGGAGCAGGCCCATGAGATCGGCATGGAGCTGGCAAGGGAGATCCTGGGCGGCAGGTATGAGTTTGTCCTGACCACCCACATAGACCGGGATCACGTCCATAACCACCTGATCTTCAATGCCGTCAGCTTTGCGGATCACAAGCACTACCATTCCAACAAGCGCAGCTATCACTTCATCCGCCGCACCTCAGACCGGCTTTGCAAAGAACACGGCCTGTCCGTCATCGTCCCAGGCCAGGACAAAGGAAAAAGCTACATCGAGCATCAGGCGGAGCGGACCGGCACCAGCTATAAGGCGAAGCTGCGCGCCGCCATCGACCGGCTGCTGCCCGGCTGCCATGATTTGGAGGAGCTGCTGGTGCGGTTGCAGCGGGAGGGCTATGCGCTCAAGCGGGGCAAGTACATTTCTGCCAGAGCACCGGGACAGGAGCGGTTCACAAGGCTAAAGACCCTGGGCGCGGACTACGCCGAGGACGCCCTGACCGCACGGATGGCCGGACGCGCCAGACCCTCCCGCCAACCAAAGCAGCGCGGAGGCAGGGTCAGCCTGCTCATTGATATTCAGAACAACATCAAGGCCCAGCAGAGCGCGGGCTACCGCCATTGGGCGACCATTGAGAATCTGAAACGCATCGCCGAGACCAGCAACTTCCTGACGGAACACGGCATCGGCAGCATGGAGGAGCTGACAGAGCACTGCGAGGCGGCGTCCGCCTCCGCCGCCCGGCTGAAAGCGGAGCTGCGGGAGACCGGGGCGCGGATTGAGGAGCTGACGCTGAAAATAAAGCACGTCGCCGCCTACCGTCAGCTCAAGCCCATCTATGACCGCTATCAGGCGTCGAAGGACAAAGAGAAGTTCCTGCGGGGCTATGAGAGGGAGATCATTCTCTTTGAGGCCGCCGCCAGAGAGTGCAAGCGCCTGGGCGCGGTTCCGCTGCCTGCCACAGAGCGGATGCAGGCGGAAATGGACGCGCTCACTGCCCGGAGGGCGGCGCTGACCGCCGAGCGTCAGAAGGCACGGCGGGAGGAGCAGGACTACGCCGCCGTGCGCCGGAATGTGGAGGAGTTCCTGTCCCCGCCCCGGCAGGCGCCGGCACGGCAGAAGGATATGGAGCTGGAATGA
- a CDS encoding MobC family plasmid mobilization relaxosome protein: MANRKRNIQMKFYVTEEEKRLIDEKMAQLPTRWYGAYLRKMAIDGYIIQLDTTDIKRMNAALSAIGRNINQIAKRINAGGGAYKADMQEIQERLDEIWQLQRRILSSQR, translated from the coding sequence ATGGCGAACCGAAAGCGGAATATTCAGATGAAATTCTATGTGACGGAGGAGGAAAAACGGCTCATAGATGAAAAGATGGCGCAGCTCCCCACACGGTGGTACGGCGCGTATCTGCGGAAGATGGCGATAGACGGGTATATCATCCAGCTTGACACCACGGATATCAAGCGGATGAACGCCGCCCTGTCCGCCATCGGCCGGAACATCAACCAGATCGCCAAGCGGATCAACGCGGGAGGCGGCGCGTACAAAGCGGATATGCAGGAGATACAGGAGAGGCTGGATGAGATATGGCAGTTACAAAGACGCATCCTATCAAGTCAACGCTGA
- a CDS encoding Bro-N domain-containing protein: protein MDENNSIQLFEDRKIRTAWDEEKEEWYFSVVDVVAALSDSANPTDYLKKMRKRDEQLASYLGTNCPQVEMTGSTGKKRKVLAANTEGILRIIQSIPSPKAEPFRLWLAAVGRERIEETIDPEQAIDRALETYQKKGYDADWIHQRILSIRVRNELTAEWQARGVEQGREYAILTDEITKAWSGMTTRQYKNLKGLKKENLRDNMSTLEIVLNMLAETTTTELSKAHQPEGFEESRIVARRGGKVAGDARRAIEADTGRPAVTAENAAQLNAVVTDVIQGVAEADKPNEDEK, encoded by the coding sequence ATGGACGAAAATAACTCCATCCAGCTTTTTGAAGATAGAAAGATCCGTACCGCCTGGGACGAGGAAAAGGAAGAATGGTACTTCTCCGTGGTGGATGTGGTGGCAGCACTGTCGGACAGCGCCAATCCCACGGATTATCTCAAAAAAATGCGCAAGCGGGATGAACAGCTCGCAAGCTACCTGGGGACAAATTGTCCCCAGGTAGAAATGACCGGCTCCACAGGCAAAAAGCGAAAGGTGCTTGCCGCCAATACCGAGGGCATCCTGCGCATCATCCAGTCCATCCCCTCGCCCAAGGCTGAACCCTTCCGGCTCTGGCTCGCCGCCGTAGGCCGGGAGCGCATCGAGGAGACCATCGACCCGGAGCAGGCCATCGACCGGGCACTGGAGACCTACCAGAAGAAGGGCTATGACGCCGACTGGATCCACCAGCGCATCCTCTCCATCCGCGTCCGCAACGAGCTCACCGCCGAATGGCAGGCGCGGGGCGTGGAGCAGGGCCGGGAATACGCCATCCTCACCGACGAGATCACAAAGGCCTGGTCCGGCATGACCACCCGGCAATACAAAAACCTGAAAGGGCTCAAAAAGGAAAACCTCCGGGACAACATGAGCACATTGGAGATCGTGCTGAACATGCTGGCCGAAACCACGACCACGGAGCTTTCCAAGGCCCACCAGCCGGAGGGCTTTGAGGAAAGCCGGATCGTCGCCCGGCGCGGCGGCAAGGTGGCGGGAGACGCGCGGCGCGCTATCGAAGCGGACACCGGGCGGCCCGCCGTCACAGCGGAGAACGCCGCCCAGCTCAACGCCGTGGTGACGGATGTGATCCAGGGCGTGGCGGAAGCGGACAAGCCCAACGAGGACGAAAAATAA
- a CDS encoding sigma-70 family RNA polymerase sigma factor has protein sequence MDLDRHDEHKQHAFDSFCKKVIRCEAYNAYRAIGRRQDLEIPFSQLPEEAMEALATWDVYPWEYTSFPVGGDVILIKDDRLADALTALPQRFRDILLMYWFLELADREIGERLSLSRRTVNNRRQQAYELLKRLMGGDANE, from the coding sequence ATGGACCTCGACCGTCACGACGAACACAAGCAGCACGCCTTTGACAGCTTTTGCAAAAAGGTGATACGGTGCGAAGCCTACAACGCCTACCGCGCAATCGGGCGCCGGCAGGATCTTGAGATCCCGTTCAGCCAGTTGCCGGAGGAGGCGATGGAGGCACTTGCGACCTGGGACGTCTACCCCTGGGAATACACATCCTTCCCCGTGGGCGGCGACGTGATCCTCATTAAGGATGACCGGCTGGCCGACGCGCTGACCGCCCTGCCGCAGAGATTCCGGGATATCCTTCTGATGTACTGGTTCCTGGAGTTGGCAGACCGGGAGATCGGCGAGAGGCTGAGCCTGTCCCGGAGAACGGTCAACAACCGCAGGCAGCAGGCCTATGAGCTGCTGAAAAGGCTGATGGGAGGTGACGCGAATGAGTAA
- a CDS encoding class B sortase, which yields MKRIRRIIRPMLCMVVLLIAMTTGVMGCYQKDPDPIEDPSGTSEVEATPISTVNRQTELADAKSRNPDAVAWLYIPGAEVDDPVMQAEDNGFYLNRDELREYSTWGCYYADCRNHLSGRDALDTNTVIYGHSANDCDPDGVRFTKLHRYMDADFVKENPYIYLSVDGDDLIFQITALFITDVGFDYIDPNPMGSKLTEFFQTVEKKNWLDIDGVTFSEGDTFLTLSTCCRKYDKTNSGNQRLVVMAKLLPEGATEQAFTVKLVKKPEMP from the coding sequence ATGAAAAGAATCAGACGGATCATCCGACCCATGCTTTGCATGGTGGTTTTGCTCATTGCCATGACCACGGGCGTCATGGGCTGCTATCAGAAAGACCCCGATCCCATTGAAGATCCCTCCGGCACCTCCGAAGTGGAGGCGACCCCCATTTCCACCGTCAACCGGCAGACGGAGCTTGCCGACGCCAAAAGCAGGAACCCCGACGCCGTGGCGTGGCTGTATATCCCCGGCGCGGAGGTGGACGACCCCGTGATGCAGGCGGAGGACAACGGCTTTTACCTCAACCGGGACGAGCTGCGGGAGTACAGCACATGGGGCTGCTACTACGCCGACTGCCGGAACCATCTCAGCGGGCGGGACGCGCTGGATACCAACACCGTCATCTACGGCCACTCTGCCAACGACTGCGACCCGGACGGTGTGCGGTTTACCAAGCTGCACCGCTATATGGACGCGGACTTCGTGAAGGAGAACCCCTACATCTACCTTTCTGTGGACGGGGACGACCTGATTTTCCAGATCACCGCCCTGTTTATTACGGACGTCGGCTTCGACTATATTGACCCCAATCCCATGGGGAGTAAGCTCACCGAGTTCTTCCAGACCGTGGAGAAGAAAAACTGGCTGGATATTGACGGTGTGACCTTCTCCGAGGGGGATACCTTCCTGACCCTCTCCACCTGCTGCCGGAAGTACGACAAGACCAACAGCGGCAATCAGCGGCTTGTGGTCATGGCAAAGCTGCTGCCGGAGGGGGCCACGGAACAGGCGTTCACCGTCAAGCTGGTGAAGAAGCCGGAAATGCCCTGA